The sequence GGCGGACACGCCGCAATGAGCGAACACGTCGCGCCATCGCGCCACTTCCTTTGCGACGTGATTGTAGATGTCGCGGGCAGCATCAGCGGATAGTCCGAAGCGAGCGGCTTGGGAGAGCAGGTTGTAGCAACTGGCAGTGCGTCCGTAGTCACCCACGATGAGCGCGAGATCGCGCCGTTCGAGACTGACGACCGGCGCCGGCACCAGATCGTACGCCGGCGAGAGGCGCCATCCTTTGGGCTTGCGAAGCAAGGCGTGATTGCGCGGGTGATCATCGTTGTTGGTCACTGCCGCGTTGAACACCATGCGTCGGAAGACCTCAGCGCAGTCGACATCGGGCTTGTCGGACCAGCGTCGCAGTTCATCGGCAAGGAGCGGGTAGGACCACTTCCCGCGATCGAGGTGAGTGTCGCCGCACTGGAGGACGGTCAATCCGCTGACCATGCCGTAGCGAAGGTAGCCGGCTGCCGTGAATTCGCGATCGAAGCGCGCGAGCATCAGGATATCGATCGAACCCGAGGACTGCAGGCGAGACGCGGTGACCGTAATGCCGCAGCGGCGGGCAAGTTCCAGCGTCGCGAACTCGACGCGCTGGAGATTGAATCGATCGTCCTTGGATGGAAATTTGCCGAGCCAAAGCTGATCGTTGTACTCGATCGTGGCCTTGGGTCGAGCACCGCCCATGCTCGTACCAGCGTTTACGAACTGCTGGATTTGTGGATCGACCACGCCGCCGGCTTCGATCGCTTGCATGGCTGCCAGCAAGGCGGGCATCTGCTGTGTCCGGTTGTAGTGCCGGCTCGGCGCGGGCGGCTCTGGCTTCAAGCCGAACGTCAGATGTCCGGCGCCGTCCTGCGGCCCGCTGAGCAGATAGTCGATCTCATGAAGGTCATCTGGGCCGCGCTCCAGTGTGTGCTCAATGACGCGACGACCCCACGCGTCAGGCCCGGCATCGCGCACCGCACCAGGCACCCCCTTGAGCTGGGTGAACGCGTAGCTCGTTTTGCCCAAAGGCAAGGCGAAAGGATCGAGCGCGATCGAGTCTTGGCGGCCGAGAAAGCGGTCGCCGTAGCGGAAGCGTCCGATGGCCACGCCGTCGGGCAGGGTCTCGATGGTGAGCTTCGCAGCTGGCACCGTTTCAAGCGTGCCGGGCAACTGCACGTAGATGAAGCACGAGCGCTCAGAAGTCATAGTCATCAGCTGCCGCGGTGGTACGGCCGACGCGACGCGGTCGGCGCGATGCCTCAAGCGACTTGCCATGCAAATCGGCATCGGGATCGACAACGCCATCCAGGGTCTTGTCGAGACCGAGTGCCCAGATGACTGAAAGGCACACGCCGATCGACGTGCCGGGCGTGCCATTTTCCAGAGCGGACAGCGTGTTTCTGTTGATGCCGGCCTTCAAGGCCAAGTCTGCGGACGACCAGCCGCGGCGGATTCGCGCAACGCGAATGCGGTCGCCCAACTGGGCAATACGGGCCACGACTTGGGGCGGATAGGGAAATTTGCTCATTATGGCCAGCTTAGTTCGCTTTTATGCCTACTATAGCAGGCGATTGATCGCATTGAGGCACTCAGCCTCTTCCAATGACACATGAGCCTGAGCGGTTCTGGCCGGGGTCATCCTTGGATGCGATCGACTGGCCATCGGCATGGTCGCCCGTGAGCAGGCGACCGCGACCGTCGTGCGGGTTTCAACCTGGCCACTCAGGTTCAGCGTCAGTGGCGCCAAGCACGGTGCGACGCATCCTCATCAAGCGTCGCGCCGACGTGCTCGCGCTGCGCCGCGATATCCGCAATCGCGTGCCGCGATCGGTACCGAAGAACTGCACCTGGGGCCTCGACCTGACCACCGTGACCGACATGACGAAGCGCCAACGCCTCGTGCTCGGCATCGTTGATCACGGCACGCGCATGCATCGCCCTTCGCGAACTCACTGACCGACGCTCGCTGACGATCCTGCGCGAAATCATCGCCGCTATTCGCCAGTTCGGTTTCCCGAAACAGATTCGCGTCGACA comes from Lysobacterales bacterium and encodes:
- a CDS encoding HipA domain-containing protein; translated protein: MTSERSCFIYVQLPGTLETVPAAKLTIETLPDGVAIGRFRYGDRFLGRQDSIALDPFALPLGKTSYAFTQLKGVPGAVRDAGPDAWGRRVIEHTLERGPDDLHEIDYLLSGPQDGAGHLTFGLKPEPPAPSRHYNRTQQMPALLAAMQAIEAGGVVDPQIQQFVNAGTSMGGARPKATIEYNDQLWLGKFPSKDDRFNLQRVEFATLELARRCGITVTASRLQSSGSIDILMLARFDREFTAAGYLRYGMVSGLTVLQCGDTHLDRGKWSYPLLADELRRWSDKPDVDCAEVFRRMVFNAAVTNNDDHPRNHALLRKPKGWRLSPAYDLVPAPVVSLERRDLALIVGDYGRTASCYNLLSQAARFGLSADAARDIYNHVAKEVARWRDVFAHCGVSATDAALVAPAFLPECFFFEAPIQ
- a CDS encoding helix-turn-helix domain-containing protein, whose translation is MSKFPYPPQVVARIAQLGDRIRVARIRRGWSSADLALKAGINRNTLSALENGTPGTSIGVCLSVIWALGLDKTLDGVVDPDADLHGKSLEASRRPRRVGRTTAAADDYDF